The Nevskia ramosa DSM 11499 DNA window TTTTTTGTCAATTCACCGTTAAAGGAATGTAGCAATGTCAGACTCGATGGGCACCGTTAAGTGGTTCAATGACGCCAAGGGCTTCGGCTTTATCACCCCGGCCGATGGCGGCGAAGATCTCTTCGCGCACTTCAAGGAAATCCAGGGCACCGGATTCAAGACCCTGAAAGAAGGTCAGCGCGTTGAGTACAAGGCGCAGCGCGGCCCGAAGGGCATGCAGGCCACCCAGATTCGCCCGCTCTAATAAGCGCGCGTATTTGAAAAACCGCAGCTTCGGCTGCGGTTTTTTTATGTCCGACGTTCGGCTGTCGTTGCAGCTTGAATGCGTAACGATGGCCGCTGTCGACACCGGTCTTGATAATGACGCCACTCGCCGTCATCAATGAGACGTGCTCGGCAGCAATAGGTGAAAATGCCGAGCTTCCCGGTCTCTCGCTTCCGGGATGTCTGGTTTGCAAGGACGGTTGCAGAATGGTCCTTGATTGCCGATAAAGCGAAATAGCCCTTCAACGAGTCTGCTCGATGACTGCTGCAAACCCTGCTTCTTCCCGGCCGGCGATCAACAAGCCTGCCTATGCGATGTTCACGATCAGCACGGCGCTGCTGCTGACGGTTTTCCCGTGGTATCTGTTCAATTTCGACGTCAGCGCCAGCGCCTGGGCGGCCGGTGTCGCGCTGCTGTATGCCTGCGGTCTGTCGATCACCGGTGGCTATCACCGCTTGTGGGCGCATCGCGCTTACCAGGCGCACTGGAGCTTGAAGGCGTTCTATCTGTTGTTTGGTGCGATGGCGTTTCAGAACTCGGTGCTGGTCTGGGCCTCGACCCACCGCATCCACCACGCCAACGTCGACGATGTCGATCACGATCCGTACTCGATCAACCGTGGCCTCTGGTACGCCCACATCGGCTGGATGCTGCGCGACTACCCGAGCGCCCGTACCGATTACTCGAATGCCCGCGATCTGCTCGACGATCGCTTGGTGATGTTCCAGCACAACTACTACCTGCCGCTGGCGCTGTTCATGAACATCGGCTTCCCGGCGCTGCTGGGCTGGGCGATGGGCGATGTCATGGGTTATCTGATGGTCGCCGGCCTGCTGCGTCTGGTGGTCAATCATCACGTGACCTTCCTGATCAACTCGCTGGCTCATTATTGGGGCCGTCGTCCGTACACGATCGAGAACACTGCAAGGGACAACGATCTGCTCGCCTTCCTGACCTATGGCGAGGGTTATCACAACTACCACCACCTGTTTCAGTGGGATTACCGCAACGGCGTGCGCTGGTGGCAGTACGACCCGACCAAGTG harbors:
- a CDS encoding acyl-CoA desaturase, translated to MTAANPASSRPAINKPAYAMFTISTALLLTVFPWYLFNFDVSASAWAAGVALLYACGLSITGGYHRLWAHRAYQAHWSLKAFYLLFGAMAFQNSVLVWASTHRIHHANVDDVDHDPYSINRGLWYAHIGWMLRDYPSARTDYSNARDLLDDRLVMFQHNYYLPLALFMNIGFPALLGWAMGDVMGYLMVAGLLRLVVNHHVTFLINSLAHYWGRRPYTIENTARDNDLLAFLTYGEGYHNYHHLFQWDYRNGVRWWQYDPTKWLIASLSWVGITRELRRVPEFRIQRAMLQRQFDQVRERLTGCNNEGRVAVLQQRFEHELETFKTTVNAWSHLQSQRIEAARDKLADQWQHSDMRQQLLVLEDRLREQRQRMQPLHWQTA
- a CDS encoding cold-shock protein, with product MSDSMGTVKWFNDAKGFGFITPADGGEDLFAHFKEIQGTGFKTLKEGQRVEYKAQRGPKGMQATQIRPL